In Eubalaena glacialis isolate mEubGla1 chromosome 3, mEubGla1.1.hap2.+ XY, whole genome shotgun sequence, the following are encoded in one genomic region:
- the LOC133087159 gene encoding ATP synthase subunit epsilon, mitochondrial-like produces MTTQEGLHSHNITVAYWRQVGLSYLGCSQICAKAVRDALKTEFKANAEKTSGSSITVVKVKKE; encoded by the exons atgACGACA CAGGAGGGACTCCACTCTCACAACATCACGGTGGCATATTGGCGACAGGTTGGACTCAGCTACCTCGGGTGCTCCCAGATCTGTGCAAAAGCAGTGAGAGATGCACTGAAGACAGAATTCAAAGCAAATGCCGAGAAGACTTCTGGCAGCAGCATAACAGTTGTAAAAGTCAAAAAGGAATAA